In the Bacteroidales bacterium genome, CTCTATTTTTTGCATACGAAACTTAATCTTACACAAATGTACATTATTTTCAGAAAGAATGTAATTCTAATATTGAAAAAACTTAAATGAAAATAAAATTTTCTTATTTACCTATAAGGTTTTGTTTTTGTGTGTCAGAATATTTTTCCAAGCAAGAAAACAGACGTTTTTTTCTTCATATTTTATGAATTAATGCTGTAAAAACGAATATTTTTGAATAAATTTCAATCGTTTGATATTTTTTCTTAGATAGATTAAAATTAAATTTTTAAGGATTAATAGTCTGATATATAGCAATTAACGATATATTCTTGTTGTGGTAATGGTAAACATGATGGACAAGTAGATTTAAAACACAAAAAGTTTTTATGCATGCATAAGAAGTGTATACATATTTTTCTATTTTTGTCATCAGATTAAAAAAAAAATGATTGGTTTTAACGCAGTATATTTTTGTGTAGAAAACAAAATCGTCCAAAGTATATCGCTTTCCCTAAAATGTCGCCTTGGCATTTATTACCAATCTGAAAAATTAATCACTAAATCTAAATTCTAAATGAAAAAACTAATCGCAATTTTTGTTGGGTTAATGCTTCCTGTGCTCACCATGGCCAGCGAGGCAGATCTTGTAATTCCCGATTCAATTAAAGAACAAAGTATTTTATACTGGGGATTTTTAATCACAATAGCTGGAATGCTTTTTGGTTTATACCAATTTGTTCAGGTGAAAAAAATCAGAGCTCATAAATCCATGTTGGATGTTGCTCAAGTTATTTTTGAAACATCAAAAACCTATTTGATTCAGCAAGGGAAATTTATTCTGATTCTGTTTGCTTTTATCGGAACGATAGTCGCTTTTTACTTTGGATTTTTATCCGTTGATCCTGATACCGGAGAGAATTTATTTGGTGCAGGTGCTGTTTTAATGATTATAGGCTGGATGATTTTAGGAATTTTAGGCTCTTATGGAGTTGCTTGGTTTGGTAT is a window encoding:
- a CDS encoding sodium/proton-translocating pyrophosphatase — translated: MKKLIAIFVGLMLPVLTMASEADLVIPDSIKEQSILYWGFLITIAGMLFGLYQFVQVKKIRAHKSMLDVAQVIFETSKTYLIQQGKFILILFAFIGTIVAFYFGFLSVDPDTGENLFGAGAVLMIIGWMILGILGSYGVAWFG